The following are encoded in a window of Kitasatospora fiedleri genomic DNA:
- a CDS encoding LamG-like jellyroll fold domain-containing protein, translated as MDVDPALAVLASGAVAPKAATADIEFSGGGSGQPLVRMSRAGKELKLTWPKALPKPVLDGETAEYRSILPDVDLKLTASATGFSQVLVVHTPEAAKNPELASLRLGLQADGLTVKQEGDGSLKAVDSSGGGTVFQAPVPVMWDSATAADAAPASASPSAGASAAAKAPLAKSKSAAAPAAPAASEAEPGTVPGEGAKMTRLKVDLPKDSMVLTPDRTMLEDPSTVYPVMIDPAWNTPNAADWAGVSRAYPNQAYWHFTYTSTYVHDWGVGYCGDTSRCAPTDVKRAFFQVPSGSFVGKQILSAEFGTYESHSYSCDARTVELWNTGYIAKGLNWNSQNASGFWSRHLQDINTAKGWSGSCPGGWLEFGGTSGAVKDLVQDAANWGWSSITFGLKAQNESDTLAWKRFTDDAFLRVYYNLRPNQMPMGDMNSTPGGSCQFEPVGVNQLPKVNTKASDPDGDAIGVQFAVNWDAGDGLRRRWWSTGAENTPPASDSFKGSGSIFSYQLPDSFPHNTRLSWEARAWDGNAWGPWSSDGDPTACYFTVDTAIPGGPEITSASYPGSAQRDADLPPTDGVGRYASFTLKGGSTIAKYRWAMDDSAFTELPTTGGAAQTVKVLLQSPGVHTLTAQTVNGVGTVSQPETYSFKVLNGQGQRSGWSMDGNLNGSGAEIPATLGSGATAGAPGHLGSALSFNGDAQSGYAQTDAAVLDTSKSYSASAWVKFDGAASSRIAVSQNGQNYYAFTLGANTVGTENRWTFKVQSLAGDSDSTTFAVSAPTAAPTGQWTHLTGVYDSAAKTIVLYVNGAKAGSTNVPSALWDGHGSVQIGRDRWKGQWSAAWPGAVDEVKLWDRPLSAAEAAKVAADQPVTTGTPAKAVWHLDESASPVVGTPESDALTAYNGPQANATGITGQAVHLDGTDDYLRTSRPQVDGTRDFSVSAWVKLPKLADSDTAARIAISQIGQHNSEFSLYYSAAWKRWSFGRYKEDTAVDTLVRTWQPDCTPGTMVGTVPCFAGTTGEWTHLIGVNDTTAKKTRLYINGYLVGEADYTQNSPWANPGPLQIGSANREGANTEFFGGDIDDVRVFDRIITNPEATAMAQQHPVLAGRWKLNTATSGTTPDESQAHRNATLGGGASIDTTSMGMLMTPGFLQLDGTDDYATTAAAPVHTNQSFTLAGWVNTPGTPTKDMTALSLNGANNSPVTVRWHSLGTDPTGKPLGQWQAELRTTDAATGFTRTLVAHTPQESLWENWAHLAVSYDAFTSRLVLYVNGVAENNTCADSAPGCVPNVSSTGAPQPYEATGGLQFGRNRAGGAWGEYFSGQLDDVWLYQGVLSPDQVYALASSPDEPANPST; from the coding sequence GTGGATGTCGATCCGGCGCTGGCGGTGCTGGCGAGCGGTGCGGTGGCGCCGAAGGCGGCGACGGCGGACATCGAGTTCTCCGGTGGCGGCAGCGGGCAGCCGCTGGTGCGGATGTCGCGGGCCGGCAAGGAGTTGAAGCTCACCTGGCCGAAGGCGCTGCCGAAGCCGGTGCTGGACGGGGAGACGGCCGAGTACCGCTCGATCCTGCCGGACGTGGACCTCAAGCTGACCGCGTCGGCGACGGGCTTCAGCCAGGTCCTGGTGGTGCACACCCCCGAGGCCGCCAAGAACCCCGAACTCGCCTCACTGCGGCTGGGGTTGCAGGCTGACGGCCTGACGGTGAAGCAGGAGGGCGACGGTTCGCTGAAGGCGGTGGACTCCTCCGGCGGCGGCACGGTGTTCCAGGCGCCGGTGCCGGTGATGTGGGATTCCGCGACGGCGGCCGACGCCGCGCCGGCGTCCGCGTCCCCGTCGGCCGGTGCGTCGGCCGCGGCGAAGGCTCCGCTCGCGAAGTCGAAGTCCGCGGCCGCCCCCGCCGCCCCGGCCGCTTCCGAGGCCGAGCCCGGCACGGTGCCGGGCGAGGGCGCGAAGATGACCCGGCTGAAGGTGGATCTGCCCAAGGACTCGATGGTCCTGACGCCGGACCGGACCATGCTGGAGGACCCGTCCACGGTCTACCCGGTGATGATCGACCCGGCGTGGAACACCCCGAACGCGGCTGACTGGGCGGGCGTCTCGCGCGCGTACCCGAACCAGGCGTACTGGCACTTCACCTATACCTCCACCTACGTGCACGACTGGGGTGTGGGCTATTGCGGCGACACCTCGCGGTGTGCGCCGACGGACGTGAAGCGTGCGTTCTTCCAGGTCCCGAGCGGTTCGTTCGTGGGCAAGCAGATCCTCAGTGCGGAGTTCGGCACGTACGAGAGCCACTCGTACTCGTGTGACGCGCGCACGGTGGAGCTGTGGAACACCGGCTACATCGCCAAGGGCCTGAACTGGAACTCCCAGAACGCGTCCGGGTTCTGGAGCCGGCACTTGCAGGACATCAACACGGCCAAGGGCTGGAGCGGCAGCTGCCCGGGCGGCTGGCTGGAGTTCGGCGGTACCTCCGGTGCGGTCAAGGACCTGGTGCAGGACGCCGCGAACTGGGGCTGGTCCTCCATCACCTTCGGCCTCAAGGCGCAGAACGAGAGCGACACCCTGGCCTGGAAGCGGTTCACCGACGACGCGTTCCTGCGGGTCTACTACAACCTGCGCCCGAACCAGATGCCGATGGGCGACATGAACTCCACGCCCGGCGGCTCCTGCCAGTTCGAGCCGGTCGGCGTCAACCAGCTGCCGAAGGTGAACACGAAGGCCAGCGACCCGGACGGCGACGCGATCGGCGTGCAGTTCGCGGTCAACTGGGACGCAGGTGACGGCCTGCGCCGCCGCTGGTGGTCGACCGGCGCGGAGAACACCCCGCCCGCGTCCGACAGCTTCAAGGGCTCCGGATCGATCTTCTCCTACCAGCTGCCCGACTCCTTCCCGCACAACACCCGGCTGAGCTGGGAGGCCCGCGCCTGGGACGGCAACGCCTGGGGTCCGTGGTCCTCGGACGGCGACCCGACCGCCTGCTACTTCACCGTCGACACCGCCATCCCGGGCGGTCCGGAGATCACCTCCGCCTCCTACCCGGGCTCCGCCCAGCGCGACGCGGACCTGCCGCCGACCGACGGCGTCGGCCGGTACGCCTCCTTCACCCTGAAGGGCGGGTCCACCATCGCCAAGTACCGCTGGGCGATGGACGATTCGGCGTTCACCGAGCTGCCCACCACGGGCGGCGCCGCGCAGACCGTCAAGGTCCTCCTGCAGTCCCCCGGCGTGCACACCCTGACCGCGCAGACGGTCAACGGCGTCGGCACCGTCTCCCAGCCCGAGACGTACTCCTTCAAGGTCCTCAACGGGCAGGGTCAGCGCTCCGGTTGGTCGATGGACGGCAACCTGAACGGTTCCGGCGCGGAGATTCCGGCCACCCTCGGTTCGGGTGCCACCGCCGGTGCACCCGGCCACCTCGGCAGTGCGCTGTCGTTCAACGGGGACGCGCAGAGCGGTTACGCGCAGACCGACGCGGCGGTGCTCGACACCTCCAAGAGCTACTCCGCGTCCGCCTGGGTGAAGTTCGACGGCGCCGCGAGCAGCCGCATCGCGGTCAGCCAGAACGGCCAGAACTACTACGCGTTCACGCTCGGCGCGAACACGGTCGGCACCGAGAACCGCTGGACCTTCAAGGTCCAGAGCCTCGCCGGCGACTCCGACAGCACCACCTTCGCGGTGAGCGCGCCGACCGCGGCCCCGACCGGGCAGTGGACCCACCTGACCGGTGTGTACGACTCGGCGGCGAAGACCATCGTGCTGTACGTCAACGGCGCCAAGGCCGGCTCCACCAACGTCCCGTCGGCGCTGTGGGACGGGCACGGCTCGGTACAGATCGGCCGTGACCGCTGGAAGGGCCAGTGGTCCGCCGCGTGGCCCGGCGCCGTCGACGAGGTCAAGCTGTGGGACCGCCCGCTGAGCGCCGCCGAGGCCGCCAAGGTCGCCGCCGACCAGCCGGTCACCACCGGCACCCCGGCCAAGGCCGTCTGGCACCTCGACGAGAGCGCCTCCCCGGTGGTCGGCACGCCCGAGAGCGACGCGCTGACCGCCTACAACGGCCCGCAGGCCAACGCGACCGGCATCACCGGCCAGGCCGTCCACCTCGACGGAACGGACGACTACCTGCGCACCTCGCGTCCGCAGGTCGACGGCACCCGGGACTTCTCCGTCTCGGCCTGGGTGAAGCTGCCCAAGCTCGCCGACAGCGACACCGCCGCCCGGATCGCGATCAGCCAGATCGGCCAGCACAACAGCGAGTTCTCGCTGTACTACTCGGCCGCCTGGAAGCGCTGGTCCTTCGGCCGCTACAAGGAGGACACCGCCGTCGACACCCTGGTGCGCACCTGGCAGCCCGACTGCACCCCCGGCACCATGGTCGGCACCGTGCCGTGCTTCGCGGGCACCACCGGCGAGTGGACGCACCTGATCGGCGTCAACGACACCACCGCGAAGAAGACCCGCCTGTACATCAACGGCTACCTGGTCGGCGAGGCCGACTACACGCAGAACTCGCCGTGGGCCAACCCCGGCCCGCTGCAGATCGGCTCCGCCAACCGCGAGGGCGCCAACACCGAGTTCTTCGGCGGCGACATCGACGACGTCCGCGTCTTCGACCGGATCATCACGAACCCGGAAGCCACCGCGATGGCCCAGCAGCACCCGGTGCTGGCCGGCCGCTGGAAGCTCAACACCGCCACCTCCGGCACCACCCCCGACGAGAGCCAGGCCCACCGCAACGCGACCCTGGGCGGCGGTGCGTCCATCGACACCACCAGCATGGGCATGCTGATGACGCCGGGCTTCCTCCAACTGGACGGCACCGACGACTACGCCACCACCGCCGCCGCCCCGGTCCACACCAACCAGAGCTTCACGCTCGCCGGCTGGGTGAACACCCCGGGCACTCCCACCAAGGACATGACGGCGCTGTCCCTGAACGGTGCCAACAACAGCCCGGTCACGGTGCGCTGGCACTCCCTGGGCACGGACCCGACGGGGAAGCCCCTGGGTCAGTGGCAGGCCGAGCTCCGCACCACCGACGCCGCCACCGGCTTCACGCGCACCCTCGTGGCCCACACCCCGCAGGAATCACTGTGGGAGAACTGGGCCCACCTCGCGGTCAGTTACGACGCCTTCACCAGCCGGCTCGTGCTGTACGTCAACGGCGTGGCCGAGAACAACACCTGCGCCGACAGCGCCCCCGGCTGTGTGCCGAACGTCTCCTCCACCGGTGCCCCGCAGCCCTACGAGGCCACCGGCGGGCTGCAGTTCGGCCGCAACCGGGCCGGCGGCGCCTGGGGCGAGTACTTCTCCGGGCAGCTCGACGACGTCTGGTTGTACCAGGGCGTGCTGAGTCCCGACCAGGTCTACGCGCTCGCCAGCAGCCCGGACGAACCGGCGAACCCCAGCACCTGA
- a CDS encoding DedA family protein: MHVDQWINDVPPTLVYAIIGLIIGLESLGIPLPGEIALVTAALLAAKGTVSPWGVALCAIAGAIIGDSIGYAIGHKGGRPLFDRLGRKFPKHFGPDHLATAERQFQRWGMWAVFFGRFVALLRIFAGPLAGTLRMPYWKFLIANVLGGVVWAGGTTLLVYQVGKVAEKYLQGASYIGLGAAVLFGAGSALVLKGKAKKSRAEHPEQSGGKSGEPLAETFAEATD, translated from the coding sequence TTGCACGTCGACCAATGGATCAACGACGTCCCACCGACCCTGGTGTACGCGATCATCGGCCTGATCATCGGTCTGGAGAGCCTGGGCATCCCGCTGCCCGGCGAGATCGCCCTGGTCACCGCCGCGCTGCTGGCCGCCAAGGGCACGGTCAGCCCGTGGGGCGTGGCGCTCTGCGCGATCGCGGGCGCGATCATCGGCGACTCGATCGGCTACGCGATCGGGCACAAGGGCGGCCGACCGCTGTTCGACCGGCTGGGCCGGAAGTTCCCCAAGCACTTCGGGCCCGACCACCTGGCCACCGCCGAGCGGCAGTTCCAGCGCTGGGGCATGTGGGCGGTGTTCTTCGGCCGGTTCGTCGCCCTGCTGCGGATCTTCGCGGGCCCGCTGGCCGGCACCCTGCGGATGCCGTACTGGAAGTTCCTGATCGCCAACGTGCTGGGCGGCGTGGTCTGGGCGGGCGGCACCACGCTGCTGGTCTACCAGGTCGGCAAGGTCGCCGAGAAGTACCTCCAGGGCGCCTCGTACATCGGGCTCGGCGCGGCCGTGCTGTTCGGTGCCGGGTCGGCGCTGGTGCTCAAGGGGAAGGCGAAGAAGTCCCGCGCCGAGCACCCGGAGCAGTCCGGCGGCAAGAGCGGCGAACCGCTCGCCGAGACCTTCGCCGAAGCCACCGACTGA
- a CDS encoding response regulator, which produces MPGKNFVLRSTPQETAAIADAAVARLARRLVAELLQENGGELRQALSTLHVLNQLQQAAERLQRDAAATAARAGAGYPQIGSACGMTRQGARQRWPGLYDHSDEAPTETPTMTSPARAFDVLLVEDDVADAMLIEEALTERGTRNLVQVTDGLAALEHLRDPGTVRPDLIVLDLNMPRMNGRDLLRVLKSDEDLRTIPVVVLTTSAAPDDVTGAYSSHANAYVTKPVNLAEFEQAVQSIDAFYLDTATRPPRD; this is translated from the coding sequence ATGCCTGGCAAGAACTTCGTGCTCCGCTCCACCCCGCAGGAGACGGCCGCGATCGCGGACGCCGCGGTGGCGCGGCTCGCACGGCGCCTGGTCGCCGAGCTGCTCCAGGAGAACGGCGGCGAGCTGAGGCAGGCCCTCAGCACGCTGCACGTCCTGAACCAGCTCCAGCAGGCCGCGGAACGCCTCCAGCGGGACGCGGCTGCGACCGCTGCCAGGGCAGGGGCCGGTTACCCCCAAATCGGCTCCGCATGCGGCATGACCCGCCAGGGGGCCCGGCAGCGTTGGCCCGGCCTCTACGACCATTCCGACGAAGCACCTACGGAGACCCCGACCATGACCAGCCCCGCCCGTGCCTTCGACGTGTTGCTGGTCGAGGACGACGTCGCCGACGCCATGCTCATCGAAGAGGCGCTGACCGAGCGTGGCACCCGGAACCTCGTCCAGGTCACCGACGGCCTCGCCGCGCTGGAGCACCTGCGCGACCCGGGCACCGTCCGACCCGACCTGATCGTCCTGGACCTCAACATGCCCCGGATGAACGGCCGCGACCTGCTCCGGGTCCTCAAGTCCGACGAGGACCTGCGCACCATCCCGGTCGTGGTCCTCACCACCTCCGCGGCCCCCGACGACGTCACCGGCGCGTACAGCAGCCACGCCAACGCCTACGTCACCAAGCCGGTCAACCTGGCGGAGTTCGAGCAGGCGGTGCAGAGCATCGACGCCTTCTACCTCGACACCGCCACCCGCCCGCCCCGCGACTGA
- a CDS encoding PP2C family protein-serine/threonine phosphatase codes for MTSTVTSPPRSDPDEPAYRVLLIEDDEADAILVEELLHDTGMPFELTVRTTLAAARAALAEQRIDCILLDLHLPDVSGTAAVTAVRELAPHSAVIVLTGLSEDRAGTEAMAAGAQDYLVKGKVEAELLRRSLRYAVYRSRTERASIQAEAGRLRAEENARLERGLLPPPILGTSKVKVTSRYLPGAPMALLGGDFLDVVEGDDGLLHAVVGDVSGHGRDAAALGVLLRIAWRSLILGGHRGEDLLHLMERVLVAERDNTSLFATCTLLTLDQENRTATLHLAGHHEPLLTTAEGTRELTAAHGIALGILPGLRQWPHTTVPLPDSGSLTIYTDGLVEGHNGGTGRRLQVDGLLALIGTTAAADPADPAARIDRLIEQAQTLNAGRHTDDLAVLHLAWGSDH; via the coding sequence ATGACGTCCACCGTCACCAGCCCGCCCCGCAGCGACCCCGACGAACCGGCCTACCGCGTCCTGCTGATCGAGGACGACGAGGCGGACGCCATCCTGGTCGAGGAACTCCTGCACGACACCGGGATGCCCTTCGAACTCACCGTCCGCACCACCCTCGCCGCCGCCCGGGCCGCCCTGGCCGAGCAGCGGATCGACTGCATCCTGCTCGACCTGCACCTGCCCGACGTCTCCGGCACCGCCGCCGTCACCGCCGTGCGCGAACTCGCGCCGCACAGCGCCGTCATCGTCCTCACCGGCCTGTCCGAGGACCGGGCCGGCACCGAGGCGATGGCCGCCGGCGCCCAGGACTACCTGGTCAAGGGCAAGGTCGAGGCCGAACTGCTGCGCCGCTCGCTGCGCTACGCCGTCTACCGCAGCCGCACCGAGCGCGCCAGCATCCAGGCCGAGGCCGGGCGGCTGCGCGCCGAGGAGAACGCCCGGCTGGAGCGCGGCCTGCTCCCGCCGCCGATCCTGGGCACCTCCAAGGTCAAGGTGACCAGCCGTTACCTGCCCGGCGCCCCCATGGCGCTGCTCGGCGGCGACTTCCTCGACGTGGTCGAGGGCGACGACGGCCTGCTGCACGCCGTCGTCGGCGACGTCAGCGGGCACGGCCGGGACGCCGCGGCCCTCGGCGTCCTGCTCCGGATCGCCTGGCGCTCGCTGATCCTCGGCGGCCACCGGGGCGAGGACCTGCTGCACCTGATGGAACGGGTGCTGGTCGCCGAACGCGACAACACCTCGCTCTTCGCCACCTGCACCCTGCTCACCCTCGACCAGGAGAACCGCACCGCGACGCTCCACCTGGCCGGCCACCACGAACCCCTGCTCACCACCGCCGAAGGCACCCGGGAGCTGACCGCCGCCCACGGCATCGCCCTCGGCATCCTGCCGGGGCTGCGGCAGTGGCCGCACACCACCGTCCCGCTCCCCGACAGCGGCTCCCTGACCATCTACACCGACGGGCTGGTCGAGGGGCACAACGGCGGCACCGGACGGCGGCTCCAGGTCGACGGACTCCTCGCCCTGATCGGCACCACCGCCGCCGCCGACCCCGCCGACCCGGCCGCCCGGATCGACCGGCTCATCGAACAGGCCCAGACCCTGAACGCCGGCCGGCACACCGACGACCTCGCCGTCCTCCACCTCGCCTGGGGCAGCGACCACTGA